The Edaphobacter flagellatus sequence AGGATGCGCCGAAATATGGCAAATTACCTACATGTTCACTCGCTGAACATCGCTTCAGATCCAGCCGGCAATCTCTTTTTCCGCAGCGTAGCCTGGAAAATTGGGCCCGAGAAGCTGCCCCTTTTCACGCACCATCAACTTGCCATCTTTCACCCACAGCGGCCCTCGCACCGACAGATGTTCGACCATCCTCTGACGCCAGATCTCAAACTCGGAAGCATACTTCAGATCCTTTGACAGGTCCGTCGCTTCCTCAGGATCGCTCGTCAGATCGAACAACTGCTCATCGCCGTTGTAAGCATGGAAAATATACTTCCATTTGCCGTCTGTCAGCGCATTCCAGTGGTTCGTAGCGTCGTACGTTATGTTGTGCTCGAGATCGATCCACTGGCGCCAACCTTGTCCCTTACCTCTGACAAGTTGCAACAGGCTCTTGCCTTCCATCGAGGATGGAACCTCCGCTCCAGCAGCATCGAGGAATGTAGGAAGCAGATCGCGGATCTCCACAGGCTGTTCGAAAGTCTGCCCAGAGGAGCCAAGCTGTTGCATCCGTGCCGGGCGAAGCAGCAGCGGAATATGTGCCGACTGCTCATAGGCATAGGCCTTCCGCCAGAGATTCTGGTCTCCAAGCATATCGCCGTGGTCGGAGAAGAAGACGATCATCGTATCGTCGAGCATGCCTCTCTCCTCCAGCACTGCCAGAAGCCTCCCAACCTGCTCGTCCACAAAGGTGACACTGGCGTAATACCCTGCGCGCGAACGGTGTATCTCCTCATCAGAAAGCTTCCCGTGCCAGCGGTCATCCTGATCGCTGGAGAGCGGCGCATACTTTCCAGCCCACGCGCCAACACGCGCCTTCGGCAGATCGGCATGGAGATAGCTGTCGAACAAACGTTTTGGAGGATCGTATGGGCTGTGTGGCCGAATAAAGGAGACCTTCAGAAAGAACGGCTCCTCCCGGTCATACTGCTGCAAAAATCGCTCCGCAGTCGTGCCCGTCCAGTGCGTGGCATGCAGTTCTTCGGGATACACAAACGGTTTTGCGGGCTGGTCGTTCCAGCCAAGGCCCGTAGCGTGCGGATCAGCATCGGGCCTCTGCGACCAGAACCAGCTTTCGTAATCGCAGCGTGGCTCATACGATTGCATCTGGTTCCCCGTGCGCTTATGGAACCAGTACGAACAGTGTTCATCCGTCACCATGTGGTGGTAGCCGTGCGGATTCGTAATCGGGTAGTAGTGGTTCTTGCCGACAGCAGTCGTGTAGTATCCGGCCTTCGCCAGGGCACTCGCCTTCTCCACCGGATAGGGCCTGGTCGTCATGTTCGAATACCCGAGCATTCCATGTCCCCAGGGGCTTAGGCCCGTCATGAGAGCCGTCCGCGCCGGCGTGCAGCTGGGCGTCGAAGTATATGCATTTTGAAAACGAATGCCCTCGCGAGCGATGCGATCCAGGTTCGGCGTCCTGATCGCTTTGTTTCCGTAGGCGCCCACGCAGTCCACACGCAACTGGTCGGCCATCACCATCAGAATATTGGGCCGCGCCTGCGCAGTTCGATGTTGTGCTGGAGCGGCTGCAGACGACCGATTCGTCTGGGCCACCGCCTCAACACCAGACGGTTGCAGTAAAGCGGCGCCGCCAAGTCCCAGGAACTTCCTTCGATCCATGCTGCTGACCCCTCACAAAAAACTCTCTATCTATATATAGAAGAGACTACGAAGACATATCACCTGAATCTGTACCCGATAGATTGTATTTCTCCATCCGGTAGATTAATGTTCTTCGGCTGATATCGAGAAATCTCGCTGCCTGTGTCTGGTTGCCGCCAAAGCGCTCCAGTGCGCGGCTGATCAGATCGCGCTCCACCGCCTCCAGGCTGATGCCTTCGTCCGGAAGATCCGGCCAACGCAGGCCGTTATTCGCCGGCACATCGATAAGCTCTTCTGGAAGTTCAGACACATCGATAACATCGGACGAAGCAAGTACGATAAGCCGCTCCAGCACGTTTTCCAGCTGGCGTACATTTCCAGGCCAACGATAACTGATCAGGCGCTGCTGCACCTGCGGAGTGAGCCGGACCTTCTCTGCGCCATGCCGCTTTCTCGCTCGCTCCAGCAGCACGTCGATCAACTCAGGAATATCCTCTTTACGCTCGCGGAGAGGAGGAAGCCGAAGCGGCACGACCGCAAGCCGGTAGAAGAGGTCTTCGCGAAACGTATCGTCTTCAACCATTGCCTGCAGATTGCGATGGGTGGCAGCAATCACACGCACATCGACTTTAACTGGAGAGCTGGCTCCCAACTTCGCAAGCTCCCCTTCCTGCAACACACGCAAAAGTTTTACCTGT is a genomic window containing:
- a CDS encoding arylsulfatase, yielding MDRRKFLGLGGAALLQPSGVEAVAQTNRSSAAAPAQHRTAQARPNILMVMADQLRVDCVGAYGNKAIRTPNLDRIAREGIRFQNAYTSTPSCTPARTALMTGLSPWGHGMLGYSNMTTRPYPVEKASALAKAGYYTTAVGKNHYYPITNPHGYHHMVTDEHCSYWFHKRTGNQMQSYEPRCDYESWFWSQRPDADPHATGLGWNDQPAKPFVYPEELHATHWTGTTAERFLQQYDREEPFFLKVSFIRPHSPYDPPKRLFDSYLHADLPKARVGAWAGKYAPLSSDQDDRWHGKLSDEEIHRSRAGYYASVTFVDEQVGRLLAVLEERGMLDDTMIVFFSDHGDMLGDQNLWRKAYAYEQSAHIPLLLRPARMQQLGSSGQTFEQPVEIRDLLPTFLDAAGAEVPSSMEGKSLLQLVRGKGQGWRQWIDLEHNITYDATNHWNALTDGKWKYIFHAYNGDEQLFDLTSDPEEATDLSKDLKYASEFEIWRQRMVEHLSVRGPLWVKDGKLMVREKGQLLGPNFPGYAAEKEIAGWI